Proteins encoded together in one Streptomyces sp. TLI_171 window:
- the htpX gene encoding zinc metalloprotease HtpX: MSASQRHSRFAPDRGLTGRMVVTMFLIGLLYVGFTGLLIVLLRGAWPLIVLISGGLFVAQFWFSDKITERAMGAHQVSPEQYPELHGAVDRLCALADMPKPRVAVADNDMPNAFATGRNPQNAVICVTTGLLRRLAPEELEGVLAHELSHVAHRDVAVMTVAGFLGVLAGAMTRVALYGGMMGGGNRNSNDSNAAIAMILVPLASMVVYAISFLLTRLLSRYRELAADRAAAQLTGRPSALASALTKVTGQIGAIPTEDLRKAQPYNAFYFAPALSAKETASQLLSTHPSLEQRLAQLAKISDQLGH; the protein is encoded by the coding sequence ATGTCGGCATCACAGCGGCACTCCCGGTTCGCCCCCGACCGCGGGCTGACCGGCCGGATGGTCGTGACCATGTTCTTGATCGGCCTGCTGTACGTGGGCTTCACCGGCCTGCTGATCGTGCTGCTGCGCGGGGCCTGGCCGCTGATCGTGCTGATCTCCGGCGGCCTGTTCGTCGCGCAGTTCTGGTTCTCCGACAAGATCACCGAACGGGCGATGGGAGCGCACCAGGTCAGCCCCGAGCAGTACCCGGAGCTGCACGGCGCGGTCGACCGGCTGTGCGCGCTCGCCGACATGCCCAAGCCGCGGGTCGCCGTCGCCGACAACGACATGCCGAACGCCTTCGCCACCGGCCGCAACCCGCAGAACGCGGTGATCTGCGTGACCACCGGCCTGTTGCGCCGGCTGGCGCCGGAGGAGCTGGAGGGCGTCCTCGCGCACGAGCTGTCGCACGTCGCGCACCGGGACGTGGCGGTGATGACGGTCGCCGGGTTCCTCGGCGTGCTGGCCGGCGCGATGACCAGGGTCGCGCTGTACGGCGGGATGATGGGCGGCGGCAACCGGAACAGCAACGACTCCAACGCCGCCATCGCGATGATCCTGGTGCCACTGGCCTCGATGGTGGTGTACGCGATCAGCTTCCTGCTGACCAGGCTGCTGTCCCGGTACCGCGAGCTGGCCGCCGACCGGGCCGCCGCCCAGCTCACCGGCCGGCCCTCCGCGCTGGCCTCCGCCCTCACCAAGGTGACCGGGCAGATCGGCGCCATCCCGACCGAGGACCTGCGCAAGGCCCAGCCGTACAACGCCTTCTACTTCGCGCCGGCGCTGAGCGCCAAGGAGACCGCCTCGCAGTTGCTCTCCACCCACCCGTCGCTGGAGCAGCGGCTGGCGCAGCTGGCGAAGATCTCCGACCAGCTCGGGCACTGA
- a CDS encoding PspA-associated protein PspAB, whose product MGFLDALFGRSKTAKPDLDQLFGIPSAALTLQAATGFTPTGLGSVCFAAVEGGAFAEVQAQARALLDADTGRGGVPVEASRDAYGYSWLLARHTPEELPDLVNDLHAVNSELEANGFGPQLLCSLVGFRDAGGRPLGLVYLYKRGTFYPFAPVPGGGEKRDNPLELQVRAMLGNDLRIESDLSRWFPVWGAPGLGG is encoded by the coding sequence GTGGGATTCCTGGACGCGCTGTTCGGCCGGAGCAAGACGGCCAAGCCCGACCTCGACCAGCTGTTCGGCATCCCGTCGGCGGCGCTGACCCTGCAGGCCGCCACCGGGTTCACCCCGACCGGGCTGGGCTCGGTCTGCTTCGCCGCGGTGGAGGGCGGGGCGTTCGCCGAGGTGCAGGCGCAGGCGCGAGCGCTGCTGGACGCGGACACCGGGCGCGGCGGCGTTCCCGTGGAGGCGTCCCGGGACGCGTACGGGTACTCCTGGCTGCTGGCCCGGCACACCCCCGAGGAGCTGCCCGACCTGGTGAACGACCTGCACGCGGTCAACAGCGAGCTGGAGGCCAACGGCTTCGGCCCGCAGCTGCTCTGCTCGCTGGTCGGCTTCCGGGACGCCGGGGGCCGCCCGCTGGGCCTGGTGTACCTGTACAAGCGCGGCACCTTCTACCCGTTCGCGCCGGTGCCCGGCGGCGGCGAGAAGCGCGACAACCCGCTGGAGCTGCAGGTGAGGGCGATGCTCGGCAACGACCTGCGGATCGAGTCGGACCTGTCCCGCTGGTTCCCGGTCTGGGGTGCGCCGGGCCTGGGCGGCTGA
- a CDS encoding DUF2785 domain-containing protein codes for MINWAALPDANPSEAELAAVSEALRSPDPVERDGRAYPRLIGWVPGLAEERRLALGDVMAARFEDPEIQARTFAPLVLGHVVKSGALRPAWSAAFARWYPAEADLRGHHPELGWLHSVAHGADLLAAFGQHPAVDPEPLLALGAARLLAPTGHVFDAMEDDRLGFALGLTLTRPELTERQSIGWLDAVAEVFAAGEPGPVPAEVSNTLRTLRVVHLLTVRGVRPERGGEEVRALPHGAAVGGRIVEVLSMAGGYLG; via the coding sequence GTGATCAACTGGGCCGCCCTTCCCGACGCGAACCCGTCCGAGGCCGAACTGGCCGCCGTGAGCGAAGCGCTGCGCTCGCCGGACCCGGTGGAGCGCGACGGGCGCGCCTACCCCCGACTGATCGGCTGGGTGCCCGGGCTGGCCGAGGAGCGCCGGCTGGCGCTCGGCGACGTGATGGCGGCCCGCTTCGAGGACCCCGAGATCCAGGCCCGGACGTTCGCCCCGCTGGTGCTGGGCCACGTCGTGAAGTCGGGCGCGCTGCGCCCTGCGTGGTCGGCCGCGTTCGCCCGCTGGTACCCGGCCGAGGCCGACCTGCGCGGCCACCACCCCGAACTGGGCTGGCTGCACTCCGTCGCGCACGGCGCCGACCTGCTGGCCGCGTTCGGGCAGCATCCGGCCGTCGACCCGGAACCGTTGCTGGCGCTCGGCGCGGCCCGCCTGCTCGCCCCGACCGGCCACGTCTTCGACGCGATGGAGGACGACCGGCTCGGTTTCGCGCTCGGCCTGACGCTGACCCGCCCGGAGCTGACGGAACGCCAGTCGATCGGCTGGCTGGACGCGGTGGCCGAGGTGTTCGCCGCCGGCGAGCCCGGGCCGGTGCCCGCCGAGGTGTCCAACACCCTGCGCACGCTGCGGGTGGTGCACCTGCTGACGGTGCGCGGCGTCCGCCCGGAACGGGGCGGCGAGGAGGTCCGCGCGCTGCCGCACGGCGCGGCGGTCGGCGGGCGGATCGTCGAGGTGCTGTCCATGGCGGGCGGGTACCTCGGCTGA
- a CDS encoding DUF3097 domain-containing protein — protein MRSREYGPDLTPPWKRQQPAPEVAAERDLVVEEAATGFCGAVVRCERTAEGFTVTLEDRFGKHRVFPLVPRGFLLEGRVVTLVRPAGPAPARGPGLTASGSVAVPGARARVARESRIYVEGRHDAELVERVWGDDLRIEGVVVEYLQGVDDLPAIVADFAPGPGRRLGVLVDHLLPGTKEHRIAARVTGDHVLVVGHPYVDVWQAVKPAALGIAAWPAVPRGEEWKEGVCRRLGWPVDTPAAWKRILASVDGWKDLEPELLGRVEELIDFVTQPGGS, from the coding sequence ATGCGGAGCAGGGAGTACGGACCGGATCTGACCCCGCCGTGGAAGCGGCAGCAGCCCGCCCCCGAGGTCGCGGCGGAACGCGATCTGGTGGTGGAGGAGGCGGCGACCGGCTTCTGCGGGGCGGTGGTGCGCTGCGAGCGGACCGCCGAGGGCTTCACCGTCACCCTGGAGGACCGGTTCGGCAAGCACCGGGTGTTCCCGCTGGTGCCGCGCGGGTTCCTGCTGGAGGGACGGGTGGTGACCCTGGTCCGCCCCGCCGGACCGGCCCCCGCGCGCGGCCCCGGCCTGACCGCGTCCGGCTCGGTCGCGGTGCCCGGGGCGCGCGCCCGGGTCGCCCGCGAGTCGCGGATCTACGTCGAGGGCCGGCACGACGCCGAGCTGGTCGAGCGGGTCTGGGGCGACGACCTGCGGATCGAGGGCGTGGTGGTGGAGTACCTGCAGGGCGTGGACGACCTGCCCGCGATCGTCGCCGACTTCGCCCCCGGCCCGGGCCGCCGCCTGGGCGTCCTGGTCGACCACCTGCTGCCCGGCACCAAGGAGCACCGGATCGCCGCCCGGGTGACCGGCGACCACGTGCTGGTCGTCGGCCACCCGTACGTCGACGTCTGGCAGGCCGTCAAACCCGCCGCCCTGGGCATCGCCGCCTGGCCCGCGGTGCCGCGCGGCGAGGAGTGGAAGGAGGGCGTCTGCCGCCGCCTGGGCTGGCCCGTGGACACCCCCGCCGCCTGGAAGCGGATCCTCGCCTCGGTCGACGGCTGGAAGGACCTGGAGCCGGAACTGCTCGGCCGGGTCGAAGAGTTGATCGACTTCGTCACCCAGCCGGGCGGTTCCTGA
- a CDS encoding RNA polymerase sigma factor, with translation MRTRERPRREARPDDRPPELTTPDGFGAFYHQHVNAILDFVTRRVSDPHLAADLTADIFVAALEAARSYRPERGPAIGWLYGIARYVIAGHRRGDDRERRAMGRLQGRRLLDEEDILALEERMDAQRAVRALADRHAGLSAPLREVLDLIAVDGLSHAETAQVLGISRATVRVRLHRARRQLGAERLPARKDLPRPGPALPRPALLMPHQAASVDPLCEVTP, from the coding sequence ATGCGCACCCGTGAGCGCCCGCGCCGCGAAGCGCGCCCCGACGACCGTCCACCGGAACTGACGACTCCGGACGGCTTCGGCGCGTTCTACCACCAGCACGTCAACGCGATACTCGACTTCGTCACCCGCCGGGTCAGCGATCCGCATCTGGCGGCCGACCTCACCGCGGACATCTTCGTCGCCGCGCTGGAGGCCGCCCGCAGCTACCGGCCCGAGCGCGGCCCGGCGATCGGCTGGCTGTACGGCATCGCCCGGTACGTGATCGCCGGGCACCGCCGCGGCGACGACCGCGAACGCCGGGCGATGGGCCGGCTGCAGGGCCGCCGACTGCTCGACGAGGAGGACATCCTCGCCCTGGAGGAGCGGATGGACGCCCAGCGGGCCGTCCGCGCCCTGGCCGACCGGCACGCCGGGCTGAGCGCCCCGCTGCGCGAGGTGCTCGACCTGATCGCCGTGGACGGCCTGAGCCACGCCGAGACCGCCCAGGTGCTGGGCATCTCCCGGGCCACCGTCCGGGTGCGGCTGCACCGCGCCCGACGGCAGCTCGGCGCCGAACGCCTCCCCGCCCGCAAGGACCTGCCGCGACCCGGCCCCGCGCTGCCCAGGCCCGCCCTGCTGATGCCCCATCAGGCCGCTTCCGTCGACCCGCTGTGCGAGGTGACCCCGTGA
- the hemW gene encoding radical SAM family heme chaperone HemW: protein MPSALPDGEPVPSDGSLPAHALPGRGERRPFGFYLHVPYCASRCGYCDFNTYTATELRSSGAVASQETYADNVIAEIRLARKVLGDADLPVETVFLGGGTPTLLPARDLVRMLAALREEFGLAPGAEVTTEANPESVDPAYLAELREGGYNRISFGMQSARPHVLALLDRHHTPGRPEACVAEARAAGFEHVNLDLIYGTPGETDQDWQASLDAAIGAGPDHVSAYSLIVEDGTRLAARVKRGELPMIDDDVHADRYLMADQALAAAGYSWYEVSNWATTPEGRCRHNELYWTGADWWGAGPGAHSHVGGVRWWNAKHPAAYAQALAEGRTPALGREVLAGEDRRVERILLELRLVEGCPLELLTDTGRKAADRALADGLLEPVPYAAGRAALTLRGRLLADAVVRDLVD from the coding sequence ATGCCCTCCGCACTTCCCGACGGCGAACCCGTGCCGTCCGACGGTTCGCTGCCCGCCCACGCCCTGCCGGGGCGGGGCGAGCGGCGGCCGTTCGGCTTCTACCTGCACGTGCCGTACTGCGCCAGCCGCTGCGGCTACTGCGACTTCAACACGTACACCGCCACCGAGCTGCGCTCCTCCGGGGCGGTCGCCTCGCAGGAGACGTACGCCGACAACGTGATCGCCGAGATCCGGCTGGCCCGCAAGGTGCTCGGTGACGCGGACCTGCCGGTGGAGACGGTGTTCCTCGGCGGCGGCACGCCGACCCTGCTGCCGGCCCGCGACCTGGTGCGGATGCTGGCCGCGCTGCGCGAGGAGTTCGGGCTGGCGCCCGGCGCGGAGGTCACCACCGAGGCCAACCCGGAGTCCGTCGACCCGGCGTACCTGGCGGAGCTGCGCGAGGGCGGCTACAACCGGATCTCGTTCGGCATGCAGAGCGCCCGTCCGCACGTGCTGGCCCTGCTGGACCGCCACCACACCCCGGGCCGTCCGGAGGCGTGCGTCGCCGAGGCCCGCGCGGCCGGTTTCGAGCACGTCAACCTGGACCTGATCTACGGCACCCCGGGCGAGACCGACCAGGACTGGCAGGCCTCGCTCGACGCGGCGATCGGCGCCGGCCCGGACCACGTGTCGGCGTACTCGCTGATCGTCGAGGACGGCACCCGGCTGGCCGCCCGGGTCAAGCGCGGCGAACTGCCGATGATCGACGACGACGTGCACGCCGACCGCTACCTGATGGCCGATCAGGCGCTCGCCGCCGCCGGGTACTCCTGGTACGAGGTGTCCAACTGGGCCACCACGCCGGAGGGCCGCTGCCGCCACAACGAGCTGTACTGGACCGGCGCGGACTGGTGGGGCGCCGGCCCGGGTGCGCACAGCCACGTCGGCGGGGTGCGCTGGTGGAACGCCAAGCACCCGGCCGCGTACGCGCAGGCGCTCGCCGAGGGCCGGACGCCGGCGCTCGGCCGCGAGGTGCTGGCGGGGGAGGACCGTCGGGTGGAGCGGATCCTGCTGGAGCTGCGCCTGGTCGAGGGCTGCCCGCTGGAGCTGCTCACCGACACCGGCCGGAAGGCCGCCGACCGGGCGCTCGCGGACGGCCTGCTGGAGCCCGTACCGTACGCGGCGGGCCGGGCCGCGCTGACCCTGCGCGGGCGGCTGCTGGCGGACGCCGTGGTCCGCGACCTGGTCGACTGA
- a CDS encoding long-chain fatty acid--CoA ligase, translated as MSSAQSMIERRPPSVAHLLLSRVKATPQGEAYRYPVPVDEQAADGAPGAEQWRSLTWAQAHERITAVAAGLMSLGILAEDRVAIASATRIEWILADLGNMCAGAATTTVYPSTNADETAFILANSGSRALFAENETQLRKAVEQKAQLPALEVVVLFDAAGEAALAEAAQADGLTVLTLAELEQRGAEHLAEHPDAVEKAIDSLDKEQLATLIYTSGTTGRPKGVRLVHDCWSYEGVAQEESGLLRADDVQFMWLPLSHVFGKTLISGQIATGHVMAVDGRVDRIIHNLPVIRPTLMASAPRIFEKVYNGIAGKARAEGGAKYKIFMWAAKVAREYAQTIQANKIATGQESAPLGLRLQHALADKLVYTKIRAAFGGRLRGAVSGSAALAPEIGYFFKGAGVPVLEGYGLTETSAGSTVNRAEDFRVGTVGLPLPGTEVRIAEDGEILLRGPGIMRGYHEMPEQTAEVLEADGWFHTGDIGELGEGGYLRITDRKKDMFKTSGGKYVAPSEVEGKFKAICPFVSNILVIGNGRNYCTALIGLDEAVIMPWAAEHGLGGKSYAEVVADPATVELIDGFVKRLNGELQRWQTIKKFALLPRDLDIEHGELTPSLKIKRPVVERTYADEVTAMYAGSNEA; from the coding sequence TTGAGTTCCGCGCAGTCCATGATCGAGCGGCGTCCGCCCTCCGTGGCACACCTTTTGCTCAGCAGGGTAAAGGCCACCCCGCAGGGTGAGGCGTACCGGTACCCGGTTCCGGTGGACGAGCAGGCTGCGGACGGTGCGCCGGGTGCGGAGCAGTGGCGGTCACTGACGTGGGCGCAGGCCCACGAGCGGATCACTGCGGTCGCGGCGGGCCTGATGTCGCTGGGCATCCTGGCCGAGGACCGGGTCGCGATCGCGTCGGCCACCCGGATCGAGTGGATCCTCGCCGACCTGGGCAACATGTGCGCGGGCGCGGCCACCACCACCGTCTACCCGAGCACCAACGCCGACGAGACGGCGTTCATCCTGGCCAACTCCGGCAGCCGCGCGCTGTTCGCCGAGAACGAGACCCAGCTCCGCAAGGCCGTGGAGCAGAAGGCGCAGCTGCCCGCGCTGGAGGTCGTGGTCCTGTTCGACGCGGCCGGCGAGGCGGCCCTGGCCGAGGCGGCGCAGGCCGACGGCCTGACCGTGCTCACGCTGGCCGAGCTGGAGCAGCGCGGCGCCGAGCACCTGGCCGAGCACCCGGACGCGGTGGAGAAGGCGATCGACTCGCTGGACAAGGAGCAGCTCGCCACCCTGATCTACACCTCCGGCACCACCGGTCGCCCCAAGGGCGTGCGCCTGGTCCACGACTGCTGGTCGTACGAGGGCGTGGCGCAGGAGGAGAGCGGGCTGCTGCGCGCGGACGACGTGCAGTTCATGTGGCTGCCGCTGTCGCACGTGTTCGGCAAGACGCTGATCTCGGGTCAGATCGCCACCGGCCACGTGATGGCCGTGGACGGCCGGGTGGACCGGATCATCCACAACCTGCCGGTGATCCGTCCGACCCTGATGGCCTCCGCGCCGCGGATCTTCGAGAAGGTCTACAACGGCATCGCGGGCAAGGCCCGGGCCGAGGGCGGCGCCAAGTACAAGATCTTCATGTGGGCGGCCAAGGTGGCCCGCGAGTACGCGCAGACCATCCAGGCCAACAAGATCGCCACCGGCCAGGAGAGCGCCCCGCTGGGTCTGCGGCTGCAGCACGCGCTGGCCGACAAGCTGGTGTACACCAAGATCCGTGCGGCGTTCGGCGGCCGGCTGCGGGGCGCGGTCTCCGGCAGTGCCGCGCTGGCCCCGGAGATCGGGTACTTCTTCAAGGGCGCGGGCGTCCCGGTGCTGGAGGGCTACGGCCTGACCGAGACCTCGGCCGGCTCCACCGTCAACCGGGCCGAGGACTTCCGGGTGGGCACGGTCGGCCTGCCGCTGCCGGGCACCGAGGTGCGGATCGCCGAGGACGGCGAGATCCTGCTGCGCGGCCCTGGCATCATGCGCGGTTACCACGAGATGCCGGAGCAGACCGCCGAGGTGCTGGAGGCCGACGGCTGGTTCCACACCGGGGACATCGGCGAGCTCGGTGAGGGCGGCTACCTGCGGATCACCGACCGCAAGAAGGACATGTTCAAGACCTCGGGCGGCAAGTACGTCGCGCCCAGCGAGGTCGAGGGCAAGTTCAAGGCGATCTGCCCGTTCGTCAGCAACATCCTGGTGATCGGCAACGGCCGGAACTACTGCACCGCGCTGATCGGCCTGGACGAGGCGGTGATCATGCCGTGGGCGGCCGAGCACGGCCTCGGCGGCAAGTCGTACGCCGAGGTGGTCGCCGACCCGGCCACCGTCGAGCTGATCGACGGCTTCGTCAAGCGCCTCAACGGCGAGCTGCAGCGCTGGCAGACGATCAAGAAGTTCGCGCTGCTCCCGCGCGACCTGGACATCGAGCACGGCGAGCTGACCCCGAGCCTGAAGATCAAGCGCCCGGTGGTGGAGCGGACCTACGCCGACGAGGTCACCGCGATGTACGCGGGCTCCAACGAGGCCTGA
- a CDS encoding ABC transporter ATP-binding protein, whose protein sequence is MLFRLLRAHLGPYSRDITLLVLLQLISTIGMLYLPTLNADIIDDGVLKGDTGYILRVGAVMVGVSLAQAVCSIGAVYYGARTAMAIGRDIRGAVFSRVQDFSARELNQFGAPSLITRTTNDVQQVQMLALMSFTLMVAAPIMCVGGVIMALNQDAPLSGLLLAVVPALGAVVVVLVGRMRPAFRGMQTRIDAVNRIMREQITGIRVIRAFVKDDHEAKRFTGANGELADYSLRVGRLMALMFPIVMGVVNISSVAVFWFGAHRIESGGMQIGALTAFLSYLMQILMSVMMATFMFMMVPRAEVCAERIQEVLSTESSVVPPLNPVTELRAHGTLELRGVDFRYPGAEVPVLRGIDLTARPGETTAVIGSTGSGKTTLLGLVPRLFDATGGEVLINGVSVRDLDPQKLAEVIGLVPQRPYLFSGTVASNLRYGKPDATDEELWHALEIAQAKDFVEKFPEGLEAPIAQGGTNVSGGQRQRLAIARALVRKPEIYLFDDSFSALDYATDARLRAALAGETEDATVVIVAQRVSTIRDADRIIVLDEGAVVGTGTHQELMVDNPTYREIVLSQLTEQEAA, encoded by the coding sequence GTGCTTTTCAGACTCCTACGGGCCCACCTCGGCCCCTACTCCCGCGACATCACCCTGCTGGTGCTGCTCCAACTGATCTCCACCATCGGCATGCTCTACCTGCCGACGCTGAACGCCGACATCATCGACGACGGCGTCCTCAAGGGCGACACCGGTTACATCCTGCGGGTCGGCGCAGTGATGGTCGGCGTCTCGCTCGCGCAGGCCGTGTGCTCGATCGGCGCGGTCTACTACGGCGCCCGCACCGCCATGGCCATCGGCCGCGACATCCGCGGCGCGGTGTTCTCCCGCGTCCAGGACTTCTCCGCCCGTGAGCTCAACCAGTTCGGCGCTCCTTCGCTGATCACCCGCACCACCAACGACGTCCAGCAGGTCCAGATGCTGGCACTGATGAGCTTCACGCTGATGGTCGCCGCGCCGATCATGTGCGTCGGCGGCGTCATCATGGCCCTCAACCAGGACGCGCCGCTCTCCGGTCTGCTGCTGGCCGTCGTCCCCGCGCTCGGCGCGGTCGTCGTGGTGCTGGTCGGCCGGATGCGCCCCGCGTTCCGCGGCATGCAGACCAGGATCGACGCGGTCAACCGGATCATGCGCGAGCAGATCACCGGCATCCGCGTCATCCGCGCCTTCGTCAAGGACGACCACGAGGCGAAGCGGTTCACCGGCGCCAACGGCGAACTCGCCGACTACTCGCTGCGCGTAGGCCGCCTGATGGCGCTGATGTTCCCCATCGTCATGGGCGTCGTGAACATCTCCAGCGTCGCCGTGTTCTGGTTCGGCGCGCACCGGATCGAGAGCGGCGGCATGCAGATCGGCGCGCTCACCGCCTTCCTGTCCTACCTGATGCAGATTCTGATGAGCGTCATGATGGCCACCTTCATGTTCATGATGGTGCCGCGCGCCGAGGTCTGCGCCGAGCGCATCCAGGAGGTGCTGAGCACCGAGTCCAGCGTCGTCCCGCCGCTCAACCCCGTCACCGAGCTGCGCGCCCACGGCACCCTGGAACTGCGCGGCGTCGACTTCCGCTACCCCGGCGCCGAGGTGCCCGTGCTGCGTGGCATCGACCTGACCGCCCGGCCCGGCGAGACCACCGCCGTCATCGGCTCCACCGGCTCCGGCAAGACCACCCTGCTCGGCCTCGTCCCCCGGCTGTTCGACGCCACCGGCGGCGAGGTGCTGATCAACGGCGTGAGCGTCCGCGACCTCGACCCGCAGAAGCTCGCCGAGGTGATCGGCCTCGTCCCGCAGCGGCCGTACCTGTTCTCCGGCACCGTCGCCTCCAACCTGCGCTACGGCAAGCCCGACGCCACCGACGAGGAGCTCTGGCACGCGCTGGAGATCGCCCAGGCCAAGGACTTCGTGGAGAAGTTCCCCGAGGGCCTGGAGGCCCCGATCGCCCAGGGCGGCACCAACGTCTCCGGCGGCCAGCGCCAGCGCCTGGCCATCGCCCGCGCGCTCGTCCGCAAGCCCGAGATCTACCTGTTCGACGACTCCTTCTCCGCCCTGGACTACGCCACCGACGCCCGGCTGCGCGCCGCGCTCGCCGGCGAGACCGAGGACGCCACTGTGGTGATCGTCGCTCAGCGCGTCTCCACCATCCGCGACGCCGACCGGATCATCGTCCTCGACGAGGGCGCCGTGGTCGGCACCGGCACCCACCAGGAGCTGATGGTCGACAACCCGACGTACCGGGAGATCGTGCTCTCCCAGCTCACCGAGCAGGAGGCGGCGTGA
- a CDS encoding ABC transporter ATP-binding protein: protein MGAQGTEKSKDFGHSAKRLLGLLRPERKLLFTVLGLGTLAIGCQVAGPRVLGKATDLIVAGATGPRFASFPTKQAAIDGLKAQGQGDVANLLSSIDFTPGKGMDFNAIGTVLLWVLVIYLAAIVFGVIQGRLAALAINRTVFRLREEVEAKLARLPLSYFDRQPRGEVLSRVTNDIDNINQSMQQTMGQVVNSLLTIVGVLAMMFWISPLLAVIALVSVPVSVVVATKVGKRAQPQFIKQWGSTGKLNAHIEEMFTGHSLVKVFGRQKEAGELFEKENQALYEASFRAQFISGIIQPAMMLVGNINYVLVAVVGGLRVASGALSIGDVQAFIQYSRQFSQPLSQVASMANLVQSGVASAERVFELLDADEQSPEPLHPERPAELHGRVAFEDVSFRYEPEKPLIDGLSLKVEPGHTVAIVGPTGAGKTTMVNLLMRFYEVSGGRITLDGVDIAAMTREELRSGIGMVLQDTWLFGGTIAENIAYGAESATREQVMAAAKAAHVDRFVRTLPEGYDTVLDDEGTGVSAGEKQLITIARAFLAQPSILVLDEATSSVDTRTEVLIQRAMAELRTGRTSFVIAHRLSTIRDADVILVMENGSIVEQGNHDELIAADGAYARLYQAQFAQAVAEVD, encoded by the coding sequence ATGGGCGCGCAGGGCACCGAGAAGTCCAAGGACTTCGGCCACTCCGCGAAGCGGCTGCTCGGGCTGCTGCGGCCCGAGCGCAAGCTGCTGTTCACCGTGCTCGGACTCGGCACGCTCGCCATCGGTTGCCAGGTGGCCGGACCGCGGGTGCTCGGCAAGGCCACCGACCTGATCGTGGCCGGTGCGACCGGCCCTCGGTTCGCGAGCTTCCCGACCAAGCAGGCCGCCATCGACGGTCTCAAGGCCCAGGGCCAGGGCGACGTCGCCAACCTGCTCTCCTCGATCGACTTCACGCCCGGCAAGGGCATGGACTTCAACGCCATCGGCACCGTCCTCCTCTGGGTGCTGGTCATCTACCTCGCGGCCATCGTGTTCGGTGTGATCCAGGGCCGGCTGGCCGCGTTGGCGATCAACCGCACCGTGTTCCGGCTGCGCGAGGAGGTCGAGGCGAAGTTGGCCCGACTGCCGCTCAGCTACTTCGACCGGCAGCCGCGCGGCGAGGTGCTCAGCCGGGTCACCAACGACATCGACAACATCAACCAGTCGATGCAGCAGACCATGGGACAGGTCGTCAACTCCCTCCTGACCATCGTCGGTGTGCTCGCGATGATGTTCTGGATCTCCCCGCTGCTGGCCGTGATAGCGCTGGTGTCGGTGCCGGTCTCGGTGGTCGTGGCCACCAAGGTCGGCAAGCGGGCCCAACCGCAGTTCATCAAGCAGTGGGGCTCGACCGGCAAGCTCAACGCCCACATCGAGGAGATGTTCACCGGCCACAGCCTGGTGAAGGTCTTCGGCCGCCAGAAGGAGGCCGGGGAGCTCTTCGAGAAGGAGAACCAGGCGCTCTACGAGGCCTCCTTCCGGGCGCAGTTCATCTCGGGCATCATCCAGCCCGCGATGATGCTGGTCGGCAACATCAACTACGTGCTGGTCGCGGTGGTCGGCGGTCTGCGGGTGGCCAGTGGTGCGCTGTCCATCGGTGACGTGCAGGCCTTCATCCAGTACTCCCGTCAGTTCAGCCAGCCGCTGAGCCAGGTCGCCTCGATGGCGAACCTGGTGCAGTCCGGTGTCGCCTCCGCCGAGCGGGTCTTCGAACTGCTCGACGCCGACGAGCAGTCGCCGGAGCCGCTGCACCCGGAGCGTCCCGCCGAACTGCACGGCCGGGTCGCCTTCGAGGACGTCTCCTTCCGCTACGAGCCGGAGAAGCCGCTGATCGACGGCCTGTCGCTGAAGGTCGAGCCGGGCCACACCGTGGCCATCGTCGGCCCGACCGGTGCCGGCAAGACCACCATGGTCAACCTCCTGATGCGGTTCTACGAGGTCAGCGGCGGCCGGATCACCCTCGACGGCGTGGACATCGCGGCGATGACCCGCGAGGAGCTGCGCTCCGGCATCGGCATGGTGCTCCAGGACACCTGGCTGTTCGGCGGCACCATCGCCGAGAACATCGCCTACGGTGCGGAGAGCGCCACCCGCGAGCAGGTCATGGCGGCTGCCAAGGCGGCTCACGTCGACCGTTTCGTGCGCACCCTGCCCGAGGGCTACGACACCGTCCTCGACGACGAGGGCACCGGTGTCAGTGCGGGCGAGAAGCAGCTGATCACCATTGCCCGGGCCTTCCTGGCCCAGCCTTCGATCCTGGTGCTCGACGAGGCGACCAGCTCCGTCGACACCCGCACCGAGGTGCTGATCCAGCGGGCGATGGCCGAGCTGCGCACCGGCCGCACCAGCTTCGTGATCGCCCACCGCCTCTCCACCATCCGGGACGCGGACGTGATCCTGGTGATGGAGAACGGCTCGATCGTCGAGCAGGGCAACCACGACGAGCTGATCGCCGCGGACGGTGCCTACGCGCGGCTGTACCAGGCGCAGTTCGCTCAGGCGGTGGCCGAGGTCGACTGA